TCCTCCCGAAGTGATTTTAAAAGTAGGTAGTCGTGCGAATCAAGGAGCTCCTACATTACGACATACACAAGAAGTAAAAGCACCTGTTAAATCGACCCGATTGTCGGCTACCCATATTAATACCAATTTTACTTTTGTAAATTTTGTTGAAGGAAAATCTAATCAATTAGCGCGTGCTGCAAGTGTGCAAGTCGCTGAAAATCCTGGTGGGGCCTATAACCCATTGTTACTTTATGGGGGCGTAGGTTTAGGCAAAACCCATTTAATGCATGCCATCGGCAATTCTATTCTGCATAAAAACCCAAATGCAAAAGTATTATATTTGCATTCTGAACGTTTTGTCGCCGATATGATTAAAGCGCTGCAAACCAACACTATCAATGATTTTAAAACGTATTATCGTTCTTTAGATGCATTATTGATTGATGATATTCAATTTTTTGCTGGAAAAGATCGGTCACAAGAAGAGTTTTTTCATACGTTTAATACTTTACTCGAGAGCCAGCAACAGATTGTTTTAACTTGTGATCGTTATCCTAAAGAAATGTCCGGAGTAGAAGAAAGATTAAAGTCAAGGTTGGGTTGGGGACTTACCGTTGCTATTGAACCGCCTGACCTTGAAACACGAGTTGCTATTTTAATTAGTAAAGCAGAACAAACAAAAGTTAGTTTACCTCAAGAAGTTGCTTTCTTCATCGGTAAACGTATTCATTCAAATGTAAGAGAATTGGAAGGGGTTTTGAAACGCGTGATTGCCTATGCACAATTTACTGGCTGCCAAATTACTTTAGAATTAGTAAGAGAAGCTATAAAAGATGTGCTTGCTTTGCAGGATAAATTAGTAACGGTAGATAATATTATTAAAACAGTGGCTGAATATTATAAAATTAAAGTATCTGATTTAATTTCTAAACGTCGTACTTCCTCTTTAGCGAGGGCTAGGCAAATTGCAATGGCGCTTGCTAAAGAATTAACAAATCATAGTTTACCTGAATTGGGGCGAGCATTTGGAGGACGTGATCACACGACGGTGCTACATGCGTTCCGAAAAATACAAGAATTAAAGAAAACCAATACGGGTGTCGCTGAGGACTTTATAAATTTATTGCGTACGCTATCAAATTGAGGAAGAAAAATGCAGTTTACAATTAATCGTAAAGCCTTATTAAAACCATTACAACTTGTGACTGCGGTTATTGAACGTCGCCAGACAGTACCTATATTGGCTAATGTCTTCTTAAATTTAAAAGATAAGGCTTTATCTTTATTAGGAACAGATATGGAAGTAGAACTATCAGGACGAATCGTATTAGAAGAAGCCGGTAAAGAAGGTAAGACCACGGCACCAGCACGTAAACTGGTAGATATTTGTAAAAGTTTACCTGAAGAAAGTCTGTTAAAGTTTCAACAAAAAGGCGATAAACTTATTCTACAATGTGGTCGTAGTCGTTTCAATTTAGCGACATTGCCAGCAACTGATTTTCCTATTTCTGAAGAATCCTTTAGTATAAATAATAAACAACTCACCTTCACGCTATCTCAAAAGCGATTACGTTCTCTCATCGAAGCGACTAATTTTGCGATGGCACAACAGGATGTACGTTATTATCTAAACGGGATGTTGTGGGAATTAGGCCAGGGAAGCTTACGTGCAGTAGCAACAGATGGACATCGTTTGGCAACGAGTATTAAAAATTTAATTTCCCATGTTATGGCAGATTCGCAGCAGGATGATAGATCATTAAGTGATAATCAATTTATTATCCCACGAAAAGCGGTTTATGAGCTTTCGCGATTATTGAGTGATGATGAGGAAAATGAGGTCACTATTTTATTAAATAATAATCAATTACGCGTCACTATGCAGGATTATACCTTTACCTCTAAGCTTATTGATGGAAAATTTCCGGGTTATGATCGCGTTATTCCACAAAGCGGTGATAAAACGTTAACCGTTGATCGTGATTTACTGAAATCTTCTTTAATGCGAGTGGGTATTTTATCAAATGATAAGCATAGAAGTATCTGTTTAGAAATGAAAGCCAAAGAATTGCGTATATTTGCTAATAACCTTGATCAGGAAGATGCAGAAGATGTACTTGAAGTTGATTATTCGGGCGAAGCAATTACAGTCGCGTTTAATATTAACTATTTAATAGATGTATTAAATAGTTTGCCAACAGGATTGGTAAGAATGACCTTAACCTCAACAGAAGCAAGTGTAAGATTAGAATCTGTTGAGGAAAGCACAAGTATTTACGTTATTATGCCGATGCGTTTATAAGACCTCATGCAGGTATCTCGTCTAAAAATAAACCAGTTTCGGAATCTTATTGATCTAGATCTGGAGTTCTCCCCCCGGTTTAATTTTATTTATGGGCCTAATGGCAGTGGAAAATCTAGTTTATTAGAAGCTATCCATTTTTTAAGTTTAGGTCGTTCTTTCCGAAGCGCATTAGCAAGTCGCGCTATTCACTATGAGGCAAGTCAATTTAATCTATTTTCTGTCGTTTTAGGAGAAGCATTTACAACTACCCTAGGATTGAAAAAAACACGACAAGGAAAAACTAAAATTAAAATTGGTAATAATACCGAATCTATTGGTGAGCTAGCTAAATTACTTCCTACACAATTTGTTAACCCAAATAGCTATCATTTATTGAGTGGGGGGCCTAAAGCACGGCGTCAATTTATAGATTGGGGAGTGTTTCACGTGGAACCTCATTTTTTTTCAGTATGGCAACAATTCCAACAAACTTTAAAACAACGAAATGCAACATTGCAAAGACAAATGCTAGCGGATCAAATTAAGGTATGGAATTGTAAATTAATAGAGCTTTCTGTTGAAATAACGCGCATGCGAGAAAAATACTTACAACAATTAACGCCATTGATTACAGAGTTAATAAGCGAATTGGTTGATTTGAAAGAATTAAAGATCGATTTTTATCAGGGTTGGGATAAGCAATTTAATTTAGAAGATGTTTTAAATCGCTCTTTTTTTCGTGATTCGAGCCAAGGGTATACTCAGTATGGCCCACAGCGAGCAGATTTATTGATTAAATTACGTGGTAATCCGGTTCATGAGGTATTATCACGCGGAGAGCAAAAGTTATTAGCCTATGCGTTACAGTTAGCGCAAGGATTATTATTAAAAAAAATAACTAATAAATCATGTATTTATTTATTTGATGATTTGTTTGCAGAGCTTGATGCTGTTAAGCAAGGGTATCTTCTTGCATTGTTAAATAGATTAGAATCCCAGGTTTTTGTTACGGTAATCGAGGGAAATTTGATTAAGGTGTTAAATAACAGTGTAAATAGAAAAACATTTCAAGTAGAAAATGGCGAAATCCTAGAAGAATGTCTTGAATAAGGGGGTAATATGAATGCTTGGTTCGTTTTAATTATAGCGGGATTGTTTGAGGTGGGGTTTACAACCTGTATGAAGCTGTCAGAAGGATTTACACAAATATCTTATACCGTAGGGTTTATAATTTTTTCTTGTTTAAGTTTATTTTTTTTAAATAAAGCATTGGTTCAAATCCCATTAGGGACAGCTTATGCTGTCTGGACAGGGATTGGTGCTTTTGGTACCGCTTTAATCGGCATGCTCTTTTTTAAAGATCCTATCAGTTATTTAAGGGTATTTTTCCTAATGTTGTTGATTGGTTCAATTTTAGGATTAAAATTCGTGCGATAGGCTAATAAAAGGCTATTGTTTCACGTGAAACATAACCCTCTAGAAAGGAAAGTCGTAAAATCCATAATTTCGATGATAGGGATAGTAATAGGGGTAGTTATAATATCGATAGTTTCTATAAGAAAGAGCGTTGACTGCTTGTGTAAGAGGAGCCATCTGGGCTTCGGCCACTTTTTGCTTATTATAGCCCGCAATAACCTGACTACGCT
This is a stretch of genomic DNA from Candidatus Rickettsiella viridis. It encodes these proteins:
- the dnaA gene encoding chromosomal replication initiator protein DnaA codes for the protein MVSVLATATFVWQKCLDRLQNHISLQDFNTWIRPLQAEHKEDQLVLWAPNQFVLHCVNERFLVHIKQILTQLDDVPPEVILKVGSRANQGAPTLRHTQEVKAPVKSTRLSATHINTNFTFVNFVEGKSNQLARAASVQVAENPGGAYNPLLLYGGVGLGKTHLMHAIGNSILHKNPNAKVLYLHSERFVADMIKALQTNTINDFKTYYRSLDALLIDDIQFFAGKDRSQEEFFHTFNTLLESQQQIVLTCDRYPKEMSGVEERLKSRLGWGLTVAIEPPDLETRVAILISKAEQTKVSLPQEVAFFIGKRIHSNVRELEGVLKRVIAYAQFTGCQITLELVREAIKDVLALQDKLVTVDNIIKTVAEYYKIKVSDLISKRRTSSLARARQIAMALAKELTNHSLPELGRAFGGRDHTTVLHAFRKIQELKKTNTGVAEDFINLLRTLSN
- the dnaN gene encoding DNA polymerase III subunit beta — its product is MQFTINRKALLKPLQLVTAVIERRQTVPILANVFLNLKDKALSLLGTDMEVELSGRIVLEEAGKEGKTTAPARKLVDICKSLPEESLLKFQQKGDKLILQCGRSRFNLATLPATDFPISEESFSINNKQLTFTLSQKRLRSLIEATNFAMAQQDVRYYLNGMLWELGQGSLRAVATDGHRLATSIKNLISHVMADSQQDDRSLSDNQFIIPRKAVYELSRLLSDDEENEVTILLNNNQLRVTMQDYTFTSKLIDGKFPGYDRVIPQSGDKTLTVDRDLLKSSLMRVGILSNDKHRSICLEMKAKELRIFANNLDQEDAEDVLEVDYSGEAITVAFNINYLIDVLNSLPTGLVRMTLTSTEASVRLESVEESTSIYVIMPMRL
- the recF gene encoding DNA replication/repair protein RecF (All proteins in this family for which functions are known are DNA-binding proteins that assist the filamentation of RecA onto DNA for the initiation of recombination or recombinational repair.) codes for the protein MQVSRLKINQFRNLIDLDLEFSPRFNFIYGPNGSGKSSLLEAIHFLSLGRSFRSALASRAIHYEASQFNLFSVVLGEAFTTTLGLKKTRQGKTKIKIGNNTESIGELAKLLPTQFVNPNSYHLLSGGPKARRQFIDWGVFHVEPHFFSVWQQFQQTLKQRNATLQRQMLADQIKVWNCKLIELSVEITRMREKYLQQLTPLITELISELVDLKELKIDFYQGWDKQFNLEDVLNRSFFRDSSQGYTQYGPQRADLLIKLRGNPVHEVLSRGEQKLLAYALQLAQGLLLKKITNKSCIYLFDDLFAELDAVKQGYLLALLNRLESQVFVTVIEGNLIKVLNNSVNRKTFQVENGEILEECLE
- a CDS encoding DMT family transporter, with product MNAWFVLIIAGLFEVGFTTCMKLSEGFTQISYTVGFIIFSCLSLFFLNKALVQIPLGTAYAVWTGIGAFGTALIGMLFFKDPISYLRVFFLMLLIGSILGLKFVR
- a CDS encoding putative periplasmic lipoprotein, with amino-acid sequence MKKFLFLLIAPFLLTACGPPLVFGIPQQQWDQLNQQQRSQVIAGYNKQKVAEAQMAPLTQAVNALSYRNYRYYNYPYYYPYHRNYGFYDFPF